A genomic region of Fundulus heteroclitus isolate FHET01 unplaced genomic scaffold, MU-UCD_Fhet_4.1 scaffold_71, whole genome shotgun sequence contains the following coding sequences:
- the LOC118561781 gene encoding protein FAM111A-like, translating into MAPKKRKAEENQPDIRGFFNKINRRVKAVKTEEAGTSETPKQTPLKVKHEKGNDSPVSHSHRFTVKFKATDRKEYTIDCDQPRSVLEAIKCSLDTTDKMIKCADENIIIQLGKKDRDSVVPTHFPCSCVGDGESLIILYSKMEKIEVVQEQHDKTIHPREEYSVFYIDTVGGLNTKTKDLFRSKMIKQFKYLCVYGEKGMTVEEALKRDGRFIDHLGEFTLSDNDNPDRLTVRTQKVDSLHQKAFKICLPLNKQVGIEKPKHSILDVARRSGSSVKKAIEQAGSSVNNEEIYELLRQQFPDLKRWMESRFPGDSYQQALNLRKEEFGKIQQSFCEAHRIQKLLKMGKSVCKVIVSNVSQGTGFVLFDRFILTNAHLFKGCVLENTLGDHINVSALFYYDDPEPETNFFFFSAEKIFVDIDDELDYAILELKPEGQRFNPKTKSENVKVPPGLLNKFGPLPRNGEACLIGYPAGGVKKIDPTCIIEPEDRGQAVNDHLAKYKGLMITLQSISVELKNRGIDDIMMGGEKAEKVATYHTFMYHGASGSPVFDAHGQIFGLHTAGYCYGLPQMEERVIEYAHPLLAVFEKFVINLKKIKNDEMLQKLKEAVADNKHLKQILQIELMEVD; encoded by the exons aCGCCTAAGCAAACACCCCTGAAAGTGAAGCATGAGAAAGGAAATGATTCTCCG GTTAGCCATTCCCATCGCTTCACAGTAAAATTCAAGGCAACTGATCGTAAAGAGTACACAATCGACTGTGATCAACCCCGCTCAGTCCTGGAGGCAATAAAATGCAGTCTTGACACAACTGATAAGATGATAAAGTGTGCAGATGAGAACATTATCATTCAGCTGGGTAAAAAGGATAGGGATTCTGTGGTTCCGACACATTTCCCTTGCTCTTGCGTTGGTGATGGGGAGTCACTGATTATACTTTATAGTAAAATGGAGAAGATTGAAGTAGTTCAGGAGCAGCATGACAAAACCATACACCCTAGAGAGGAGTATTCTGTCTTCTACATTGATACAGTTGGAGGTCTGAACACTAAAACAAAGGATTTGTTCAGAAGCAAAATGATCAAACAGTTCAAGTATCTCTGTGTTTACGGGGAAAAGGGGATGACTGTAGAGGAGGCTCTGAAGCGTGATGGTCGATTCATTGACCATCTCGGAGAATTCACGTTGTCCGATAACGACAACCCCGACCGCCTCACTGTGCGCACACAGAAGGTGGACAGCCTCCACCAGAAGGCTTTCAAGATATGTCTTCCACTGAACAAACAAGTAGGTATTGAAAAGCCAAAACACTCCATCCTGGATGTTGCTCGCAGGAGTGGAAGTAGCGTTAAAAAGGCGATTGAACAGGCAGGCAGCAGCGTTAATAATGAGGAGATTTACGAACTTCTGCGTCAGCAGTTTCCAGATctgaaaagatggatggagagcaGGTTCCCTGGCGATTCTTATCAGCAAGCGCTGAAcctgaggaaagaggagttTGGAAAGATCCAACAATCTTTCTGTGAAGCTCATAGAATTCAGAAGTTGCTGAAAATGGGCAAATCTGTCTGTAAAGTCATTGTTTCCAATGTTTCTCAGGGAACAGGCTTTGTGCTGTTCGACAGGTTTATCCTGACTAATGCACACTTGTTTAAAGGGTGTGTCCTAGAAAACACTCTAGGTGATCATATCAAtgtctctgctctcttttaCTATGATGATCCTGAGCCAGAGAcaaatttctttttcttctctgctgAGAAAATATTCGTTGACATTGACGATGAGCTGGATTATGCCATACTTGAGCTCAAACCCGAGGGCCAAAGATTCAACCCGAAAACCAAATCAGAAAACGTCAAAGTACCACCAGGGCTGCTGAACAAATTCGGACCGCTTCCTAGAAATGGTGAGGCCTGTCTCATTGGCTACCCTGCGGGAGGCGTGAAGAAAATCGATCCTACATGTATCATCGAGCCAGAAGACAGAGGACAGGCTGTCAACGATCATTTAGCCAAATACAAAGGCTTGATGATCACCCTTCAATCCATAAGTGTTGAACTCAAGAACCGAGGGATCGACGACATAATGATGGGTggagaaaaagcagaaaaggtGGCAACTTACCACACTTTCATGTATCACGGCGCTTCTGGCTCTCCAGTGTTTGATGCCCATGGTCAGATTTTTGGGCTTCACACTGCAGGATACTGCTATGGGCTACCACAGATGGAAGAAAGAGTCATTGAGTATGCCCATCCTCTGCTCGCTGTGTTTGAAAAATTTGTGATTAAtctgaagaaaattaaaaatgatgaGATGCTGCAAAAGCTCAAAGAGGCAGTGGCAGATAACAAGCACCTGAAACAGATACTCCAGATTGAGTTAATGGAGGTAGATTAG